In Schizosaccharomyces osmophilus chromosome 2, complete sequence, the following proteins share a genomic window:
- the mrpl25 gene encoding mitochondrial ribosomal protein subunit L59: MSVISKEVWNLISLPLKKFLQKFPPEAAHTWSTKSDRINPFLPTRNPLNGVLRDPHYSNRRQADIFKEAKYHKLEHLLPQEMTWNKDSTRHILKGVLFPKGRIAERKRDEILLNKQKKFAESIQKTDNFKKSRQKRNAQPEAPPL; this comes from the coding sequence ATGTCGGTCATCAGCAAAGAGGTTTGGAATTTAATTTCtcttcctttgaaaaaattcttACAAAAATTTCCTCCAGAAGCCGCCCATACTTGGTCAACAAAGTCCGATAGAATAAATCCTTTCTTACCTACACGAAATCCTTTAAATGGAGTTTTAAGAGACCCACATTACTCCAATAGACGCCAAGCTGATATCTTTAAGGAAGCCAAGTATCATAAGTTGGAACACTTACTTCCTCAAGAGATGACATGGAATAAGGACTCCACCCGGCACATTTTGAAAGgtgttttgtttcctaAAGGCAGAATTGCAGAACGCAAGCGAGACGAGATTTTGCTGAATAAGCAGAAGAAGTTTGCCGAGTCAATACAGAAAACTGACAACTTCAAAAAGAGTCGACAGAAGCGGAATGCTCAACCTGAAGCTCCCCCATTGTAA